In Primulina huaijiensis isolate GDHJ02 chromosome 6, ASM1229523v2, whole genome shotgun sequence, a single window of DNA contains:
- the LOC140979284 gene encoding uncharacterized protein, with translation MEASFEVEDDVFFADLSKQISLLIMDDDDDEESLVHCPSVNIQAFTQAISPSTQARLLGHDQQSQIRREMSKGTGVFIPRSMTNQRRNNNTKQGRFNANYKYQRPNLDYHNSRMIVPHLKHNNNNVNPSYDSINNP, from the exons ATGGAAGCATCTTTTGAAGTAGAGGACGATGTGTTCTTTGCAGATTTGAGCAAACAAATCTCTCTGCTTATCatggatgatgatgatgatgaagaatcTCTGGTTCACTGTCCTTCAGTAAATATACAG GCTTTTACCCAAGCAATCAGTCCCTCGACACAAGCAAGGCTTCTTGGCCACGATCAACAGTCACAAATCAGAAGAGAAATGAGTAAAGGGACCGGAGTTTTCATCCCTCGTTCGATGACGAATCAGAGGAGGAACAATAATACCAAGCAAGGAAGATTCAATGCCAATTACAAGTACCAAAGGCCTAATCTTGATTACCACAACTCAAGAATGATAGTTCCTCATTTGAAGCACAATAATAACAACGTTAACCCATCGTACGATTCGATTAACAACCCATGA